From Nitrospira sp., a single genomic window includes:
- the hisF gene encoding imidazole glycerol phosphate synthase subunit HisF has translation MLTKRIIPCLDVKEGRVVKGVSFVNLRDAGDPVEAAVGYDHEGADELCFLDITASHENRKTIIDVVERTAARVFMPVTVGGGVGTLDDIRALLNAGADKVSINTAAVQRPEFVQEAAQRFGTQCIVVAIDAKRVASDRWEVFTHGGRQATGFDVVEWAMRMGQYGAGEILLTSMDQDGRQTGYDLDLTAAVSGAVSIPVIASGGVGTLDHLYQGFVTGKADAVLAASIFHFRTYTISQAKAYLQERGVPVRSDSLSRVA, from the coding sequence ATGTTGACCAAACGCATTATTCCCTGTCTGGACGTCAAAGAGGGTCGCGTGGTCAAGGGCGTCAGCTTTGTGAATCTCCGCGATGCCGGAGATCCGGTTGAGGCTGCGGTGGGGTATGATCACGAAGGAGCGGACGAGCTCTGCTTTCTCGATATTACCGCCTCGCATGAAAACCGGAAGACGATCATTGATGTCGTGGAGCGGACGGCTGCCCGGGTATTTATGCCGGTGACGGTCGGTGGGGGTGTGGGTACGCTCGACGACATTCGGGCCTTGTTGAATGCCGGGGCGGACAAGGTGAGTATCAATACCGCGGCAGTTCAACGGCCTGAGTTTGTGCAAGAGGCTGCTCAGCGGTTTGGGACGCAATGCATTGTTGTGGCCATTGATGCCAAACGTGTAGCGAGTGATCGCTGGGAGGTTTTCACGCATGGCGGTCGCCAAGCGACGGGATTTGATGTGGTGGAGTGGGCCATGCGGATGGGACAGTACGGTGCCGGAGAAATCTTATTGACCAGCATGGATCAGGATGGCCGGCAAACTGGGTATGATCTGGATCTGACGGCGGCAGTGTCCGGGGCTGTATCGATTCCCGTGATCGCTTCGGGCGGAGTTGGCACCCTTGACCATCTCTACCAGGGCTTTGTGACGGGGAAGGCGGACGCGGTTTTGGCCGCTTCGATTTTTCATTTTCGGACCTATACCATCTCCCAAGCGAAAGCATACTTACAGGAACGTGGCGTCCCTGTTCGATCAGATAGCCTTTCTCGAGTGGCATGA
- a CDS encoding DUF86 domain-containing protein, with translation MADDVILNKAASIERCLQRIEEEYAGNEQNLVGNQTKQDAIVLNLQRACETAIDLAMYVVSQRKLGVPQDSRDAFSLLQTAGILSANPAQRMQRMVGFRNVAVHEYTRLNLDVVHAIISKQLDDFRTFSATIVKTYA, from the coding sequence ATGGCTGACGATGTCATTCTCAACAAGGCCGCAAGCATTGAGCGATGTCTTCAGCGCATTGAAGAGGAATACGCAGGGAATGAGCAGAACCTTGTTGGGAATCAAACCAAACAAGACGCGATCGTGCTCAACCTACAGCGCGCCTGTGAAACAGCCATCGACCTCGCGATGTATGTGGTCAGTCAGCGCAAACTTGGCGTACCTCAAGACAGCCGCGATGCATTCTCATTGCTGCAAACCGCCGGCATTCTTTCGGCTAATCCCGCTCAGCGCATGCAGCGGATGGTTGGCTTCCGTAACGTGGCTGTGCACGAATACACCCGCCTGAACCTGGATGTGGTGCATGCCATCATCAGCAAACAGTTGGACGACTTCCGCACGTTCTCTGCGACGATCGTGAAGACCTACGCTTAA
- a CDS encoding nucleotidyltransferase domain-containing protein, which yields MNDTGLVEYIKKSIPDLIALYRFGSQAKGTARPDSDVDLAVLSRVALSELRRFELAQELATQLHRDVDLVDLRSASTVMRMQVISTGECLNAPGESARREFEMYAYSDYARLNEERREILKRVRMSGLIYG from the coding sequence ATGAATGACACAGGGCTCGTTGAATACATTAAGAAGTCAATCCCTGATTTAATCGCACTGTATCGATTTGGCTCACAGGCGAAGGGAACTGCTCGTCCAGATAGTGATGTAGATCTTGCCGTACTCTCGCGCGTGGCCCTGTCCGAACTGCGCCGATTTGAACTCGCACAGGAGCTGGCCACCCAACTGCACCGTGATGTGGACCTCGTGGATCTTCGCTCTGCGTCCACCGTGATGCGCATGCAGGTCATCTCGACCGGAGAATGCCTGAACGCACCAGGCGAATCAGCCCGACGAGAATTCGAAATGTATGCCTATTCAGACTATGCCAGACTCAACGAGGAACGAAGAGAGATCCTGAAGAGGGTCAGAATGAGCGGGTTGATTTATGGCTGA
- the hisH gene encoding imidazole glycerol phosphate synthase subunit HisH, giving the protein MIAIIDYGMGNLRSVSKAFEAVGHQVIVTRDAATMQNASHVVLPGVGAFGDCMANLKQYGLIEPIKAAIQSGKPFLGICLGFQLLFTESEEFGRHEGLNLFPGKVRAFSKDQALKVPHMGWNQIAIQRPCPVFEGIADGSNWYFVHSFFVDPAEKQITATTTSYGLPFTSSIWKDNVVACQFHPEKSQAVGLELIKNFGAWK; this is encoded by the coding sequence ATGATCGCCATTATTGACTACGGGATGGGAAATCTGCGCAGTGTCTCGAAAGCCTTTGAGGCAGTGGGACATCAGGTGATCGTCACGCGCGATGCGGCCACCATGCAGAATGCCAGTCATGTGGTCCTGCCAGGTGTCGGAGCGTTCGGTGATTGCATGGCAAATCTGAAGCAGTATGGTTTGATCGAGCCTATCAAGGCCGCGATTCAATCGGGAAAGCCGTTCTTGGGGATCTGCCTGGGGTTCCAGTTATTGTTTACGGAAAGCGAAGAGTTCGGCAGGCATGAAGGCCTGAACCTGTTTCCTGGAAAAGTGCGAGCCTTCTCAAAGGACCAGGCGCTCAAGGTTCCGCATATGGGATGGAATCAGATCGCGATCCAAAGACCCTGTCCGGTGTTCGAGGGCATAGCCGACGGGTCCAATTGGTATTTCGTCCATTCTTTTTTCGTGGACCCAGCTGAAAAACAGATTACGGCTACCACGACGAGCTACGGTCTTCCCTTCACGTCCAGTATTTGGAAAGACAATGTGGTGGCATGCCAGTTCCACCCAGAAAAGAGCCAGGCGGTCGGGTTGGAATTGATCAAGAATTTTGGAGCGTGGAAGTGA
- a CDS encoding DUF433 domain-containing protein — protein sequence MPAVVHPHIATDPNICGGSPRIEGTRITVRTIVIYALHHGQTPEELLTHYPHISLASIYDALSYYYDNRDAIDKDIAEHLSAPEIDSRS from the coding sequence ATGCCTGCAGTTGTCCATCCCCATATCGCTACAGATCCCAACATCTGTGGTGGAAGTCCGCGCATTGAAGGAACGCGAATCACGGTACGAACCATTGTGATCTATGCGCTGCACCACGGGCAGACCCCAGAAGAGCTGCTCACCCACTATCCTCACATCAGTCTCGCATCAATTTACGATGCGCTGTCCTATTATTACGACAATCGTGACGCAATCGATAAAGACATTGCTGAGCATCTGTCAGCCCCAGAAATTGATTCACGCTCATAA
- the hisB gene encoding imidazoleglycerol-phosphate dehydratase HisB: MKRNRVASRQASIHRATKETDIHVEWTLDGGGKGKIDTGIRFFDHMLELLSKHGFFDLTVKAKGDLDIDEHHTVEDVGIVMGKAFHQALGEKAGIKRFGFASAPLDETLAQVTVDLSGRPFLVYNVNLPDRKIKTFDLGLFEDFFQAFVTHGGLNLHVNLMYGRNPHHIMEAIFKALAKALDQATMLEERLAGKVLSTKGML; the protein is encoded by the coding sequence ATGAAGAGAAACAGGGTTGCTTCACGACAGGCGAGCATTCATCGGGCTACCAAAGAGACCGATATCCATGTCGAGTGGACTCTAGATGGGGGCGGGAAAGGGAAGATCGACACAGGCATCCGATTCTTCGACCATATGCTGGAACTGCTCTCGAAGCATGGGTTTTTTGACCTGACGGTCAAGGCCAAGGGCGATCTCGATATCGACGAACATCATACGGTGGAAGACGTCGGTATCGTCATGGGAAAAGCATTCCATCAGGCTTTGGGCGAAAAGGCGGGTATCAAACGATTTGGGTTTGCCTCGGCGCCGCTCGATGAAACCTTGGCCCAAGTGACCGTCGATCTGAGTGGCCGGCCATTTCTGGTGTACAACGTGAATCTGCCGGACCGGAAGATCAAGACGTTCGATCTCGGTCTGTTCGAGGATTTCTTCCAGGCCTTTGTGACCCACGGAGGCCTGAACTTGCACGTAAATCTCATGTACGGCCGCAATCCGCACCACATCATGGAAGCGATCTTTAAGGCGCTGGCCAAGGCGTTGGATCAGGCGACAATGCTGGAAGAACGGCTAGCGGGGAAAGTGCTGTCGACGAAGGGGATGCTGTAG
- the hisA gene encoding 1-(5-phosphoribosyl)-5-[(5-phosphoribosylamino)methylideneamino]imidazole-4-carboxamide isomerase, translating to MLVIPAIDLKDGRCVRLRQGDMAAETVYSDDVTEVASRWQQQGACLIHVVDLNGAVDGEPKNLPHIESVMKAVRVKVQVGGGIRTIETVRRYLNAGVSRVVLGTAALTNRALLDQACQEFPQRIVLGLDARDGRIAVKGWTTVSDVKAIDLLKELSGCAIAAVIYTDIARDGMLNGPNIPALKEVVEYSSFPVIASGGITRLEDLQAVRSLGRKIEGAIVGKALYDGKLDLKAAVAALGKE from the coding sequence GTGTTGGTTATTCCTGCCATTGATTTGAAGGATGGGCGTTGTGTGCGGTTACGGCAAGGCGATATGGCGGCTGAAACAGTCTATTCTGATGATGTCACGGAGGTTGCCAGCAGGTGGCAACAACAGGGGGCCTGTCTGATTCACGTCGTGGATTTAAACGGCGCGGTCGACGGCGAGCCCAAGAATCTGCCCCACATCGAGTCCGTCATGAAAGCAGTTCGCGTCAAAGTTCAGGTCGGCGGCGGCATCAGGACTATTGAGACGGTCCGCCGGTATCTCAATGCGGGGGTGTCACGCGTTGTGCTCGGCACGGCAGCGCTCACGAACCGGGCGCTGCTTGATCAGGCCTGCCAGGAGTTTCCGCAGCGGATCGTCCTTGGGCTCGATGCACGTGACGGTCGAATCGCTGTGAAAGGCTGGACAACGGTATCCGATGTGAAAGCGATCGATTTGTTGAAGGAACTGTCAGGCTGTGCGATTGCCGCCGTGATCTATACGGATATCGCGCGTGATGGCATGCTGAACGGGCCGAATATTCCTGCATTGAAAGAAGTCGTCGAATACTCTTCGTTTCCGGTGATTGCCTCGGGAGGGATCACTCGTCTGGAAGATCTGCAAGCCGTACGATCACTTGGTCGAAAAATCGAGGGGGCGATCGTGGGGAAAGCCCTTTACGATGGGAAGCTTGATCTGAAGGCCGCAGTGGCGGCTCTTGGTAAGGAGTGA
- a CDS encoding bifunctional phosphoribosyl-AMP cyclohydrolase/phosphoribosyl-ATP diphosphatase HisIE — MSQESADQLKFDGQGLLPAVIQDWLDGTVLMLGYMNQEAVAKTVATRRVHFWSRSRNKLWEKGETSGHTLHVKELFVDCDRDTILVKAQPVGPTCHTGERACFFSRVDDQGEVVRSNPQDAHGGILTGVLRTIQERRANPQAGSYTSKLFEGGHDKILKKVAEEAGEVLLASKGGKKEEIVYEVADLLFHTLMVLGYHEISLQEIFQELGTRFGKSGLRDT; from the coding sequence ATGAGTCAAGAATCGGCAGATCAGTTGAAATTTGATGGGCAAGGCCTGCTTCCGGCCGTGATTCAGGATTGGCTTGATGGGACGGTGTTGATGCTCGGATACATGAACCAAGAGGCCGTCGCGAAGACGGTCGCCACAAGGAGAGTGCACTTTTGGAGTCGGTCTCGAAACAAGCTCTGGGAAAAAGGCGAAACCTCCGGTCATACGCTGCACGTGAAGGAACTCTTTGTTGATTGTGATCGAGATACCATTCTGGTGAAGGCGCAGCCAGTCGGACCGACGTGTCATACAGGCGAGCGGGCGTGCTTTTTTTCTAGAGTCGATGATCAGGGTGAGGTCGTTCGTTCCAACCCACAGGATGCACATGGCGGAATTCTTACGGGTGTCCTGAGGACGATTCAGGAGCGTCGCGCCAATCCCCAGGCTGGTTCCTATACCTCGAAGTTGTTTGAGGGGGGGCATGACAAGATTCTGAAGAAGGTGGCGGAGGAGGCTGGAGAAGTCTTGTTGGCATCCAAAGGTGGCAAGAAAGAGGAGATTGTGTACGAAGTCGCGGATCTGCTCTTTCATACCCTCATGGTGCTGGGATATCACGAGATCAGTCTTCAGGAGATTTTTCAGGAATTGGGAACGCGGTTCGGTAAGTCTGGCCTGCGAGATACGTGA
- the rpoD gene encoding RNA polymerase sigma factor RpoD, translating into MSKQELLDEVKKLITIGKEKGFLTYDELNSTLPAEVVASDQFGSIMAMFGEMDIEIVEAGDGDRPQKRSEGDAGEEVEEAESEAEEENEKAIDLTPGALSRTDDPVRLYLKEMGSVALLSREGEIEIAKRIEEGKKDIASVIYGMPMTIEFVLALRDQLKNAKIDVREIVPIQETEEEFEEDQPPVERDYEELRVKTLESLNAVRKVSLVLKALAEKGKHLGSDPVKQKKFKKQFEAIRQQVVDKIESVNLHGVLKDRMVQRVRDLAVQIRVAEREAVSCQRRIGVGGEAGAELLRKMCRSRPDFLAVKRKTGVSEDALVEIRKVYQNAKAKIRQLETEEALAPAEEIKDAVKHLDIAEEKVKRGKAELVEANLRLVVSIAKKYTNRGLQFLDLIQEGNIGLMKAVDKFEYKRGYKFSTYATWWIRQAITRAIADQARTIRIPVHMIETINKLIRTSRHLVQKLGREPLPEEIAERMDLPLDKVRKILKIAREPISLETPIGEEEDSHLGDFIEDKKAVSPLEAAIRYDLQRQINSALETLTPREEKVLRKRFGIGEATDHTLEEVGQDFEVTRERIRQIEAKALRKLRHPSRSKKLRSFVESV; encoded by the coding sequence ATGTCGAAACAAGAGTTGCTCGATGAGGTGAAGAAGCTGATTACGATCGGGAAGGAAAAAGGCTTTCTGACGTATGACGAGCTCAATAGCACCTTGCCTGCTGAAGTCGTGGCATCGGATCAGTTTGGGAGCATCATGGCGATGTTTGGTGAAATGGATATCGAAATCGTCGAGGCAGGCGATGGGGATCGGCCGCAGAAGCGATCTGAAGGTGACGCGGGCGAAGAGGTGGAAGAGGCTGAGTCGGAGGCCGAGGAGGAGAACGAGAAGGCGATCGACCTGACGCCGGGCGCGCTCAGCCGGACCGACGATCCCGTGCGGCTCTATCTCAAGGAAATGGGGAGTGTGGCCCTTCTTAGCCGTGAAGGCGAGATTGAAATCGCCAAACGGATTGAAGAGGGGAAAAAAGATATCGCGTCGGTGATCTACGGCATGCCGATGACCATCGAGTTCGTCCTGGCGCTTCGGGATCAGCTCAAGAACGCCAAGATCGACGTGCGTGAGATTGTGCCGATCCAGGAGACCGAAGAGGAGTTTGAAGAAGACCAGCCACCAGTGGAACGGGATTACGAGGAGTTGCGGGTCAAGACTCTCGAGTCGCTCAATGCCGTGCGGAAAGTGTCGCTTGTGCTGAAGGCCTTGGCCGAAAAAGGCAAACATCTCGGCAGTGATCCGGTCAAGCAGAAGAAGTTCAAGAAGCAGTTCGAGGCGATCCGCCAGCAAGTGGTGGACAAGATTGAATCCGTCAACCTCCATGGTGTGCTGAAAGATCGAATGGTACAGCGTGTCCGCGATCTGGCGGTGCAGATCCGGGTTGCCGAACGGGAAGCGGTCAGCTGCCAACGGCGGATCGGCGTGGGAGGAGAAGCAGGTGCCGAACTGCTGAGGAAGATGTGCCGGAGCCGACCGGATTTCTTGGCGGTCAAGCGGAAGACCGGAGTGTCAGAAGACGCGCTGGTGGAGATTCGGAAGGTCTACCAAAACGCCAAAGCAAAGATTCGCCAGTTGGAAACGGAAGAGGCACTGGCTCCGGCTGAAGAGATCAAGGATGCCGTCAAGCATCTGGATATTGCCGAAGAAAAGGTCAAGCGAGGGAAGGCGGAGCTGGTCGAGGCAAACTTACGGCTGGTGGTCAGCATCGCCAAGAAATACACGAACCGCGGTCTGCAGTTCCTCGATTTGATTCAGGAAGGCAACATTGGGCTGATGAAGGCGGTGGACAAGTTCGAGTATAAGCGTGGGTACAAGTTCAGTACCTATGCCACGTGGTGGATTCGGCAGGCAATCACCCGAGCGATTGCAGATCAAGCACGAACGATCCGGATCCCGGTTCACATGATCGAAACCATCAATAAGCTCATTCGAACTTCTAGGCACCTCGTGCAGAAGCTGGGTCGTGAACCACTTCCCGAGGAGATCGCCGAGCGTATGGACCTTCCGCTGGACAAGGTTCGGAAGATTTTGAAGATTGCCCGCGAGCCCATCTCGCTCGAAACGCCGATCGGTGAAGAGGAAGACAGCCATCTGGGCGATTTTATCGAAGACAAGAAGGCCGTGTCTCCGCTGGAAGCCGCCATTCGCTACGACTTGCAGCGGCAGATCAACAGTGCCTTGGAGACCTTGACGCCTCGCGAGGAGAAGGTGCTGCGCAAGCGGTTTGGCATTGGAGAGGCGACGGACCATACTCTGGAAGAAGTTGGACAAGATTTCGAAGTGACGCGCGAGCGCATCCGGCAAATCGAAGCCAAGGCCCTGAGGAAATTGCGACATCCGAGCCGCAGTAAAAAGCTGAGGAGTTTTGTCGAGAGCGTATAG
- a CDS encoding histidine triad nucleotide-binding protein, which yields MSECLFCKIVEKKIPVKLVQEDEHTVAFDDINPQAPVHTLVIPKRHVSAVQDVGVEDESLLAQLLLSCTKVAALKGLRESGYRLVTNIGRDAGQTVFHLHFHVMGGRPMAWPPG from the coding sequence ATGAGTGAGTGTCTCTTTTGCAAGATTGTGGAAAAGAAGATTCCAGTGAAGCTGGTCCAAGAGGACGAGCACACGGTAGCGTTTGATGATATCAATCCTCAGGCGCCCGTCCATACGTTGGTGATACCCAAGCGGCATGTTTCGGCCGTTCAAGATGTAGGGGTGGAGGATGAGTCGTTGCTGGCACAGTTGCTCCTGAGTTGTACGAAGGTCGCCGCGCTGAAAGGGCTGCGGGAGTCGGGCTATCGGTTGGTGACGAATATCGGTCGCGATGCCGGACAAACCGTTTTCCACCTCCATTTCCACGTGATGGGTGGCCGGCCTATGGCGTGGCCTCCAGGGTGA
- the hisD gene encoding histidinol dehydrogenase translates to MKIVTQADRSFLPSLKKIALRGRTTGAAVEKTVQAILRGVEQGGDNAILRYTKQFDKVALKSDALRVTPEEIKNAYFHIRKDEGDALRLAAQRITSFHERQRTKTWMYQDGDATLGQLVGPVDAVGVYVPGGKAVYPSSVLMCAIPAKVAGVPRIVMVTPPQKEGINPYLLVAADIAGVTEIYRVGGVQAVAALAYGTNTIAKVDKIVGPGNIYVATAKRLLYGTVGIDMVAGPSELLVVADDEAKPAHVAADLLCEAEHDEDAQVFLVTTSERLAKDVSKLIESQLKGLQREKIASKSIARHSVAFVVTTMDEAIEVANEIAAEHLTLSVDNPFDYLEKIRHAGALFLGRYTPPSVADYVAGPNHVLPTGGTARFFSPLSVNDYVKVSNIVHYTKQELAKIKDPLIRLAQIEGFDAHAKSANIRFS, encoded by the coding sequence ATGAAAATCGTGACGCAAGCGGATCGCAGCTTTCTCCCATCCCTCAAGAAAATTGCACTTCGCGGACGGACAACCGGCGCGGCGGTTGAAAAAACCGTGCAGGCTATTCTGAGAGGGGTGGAGCAGGGAGGAGATAACGCGATCCTCCGCTACACCAAGCAATTCGATAAGGTCGCGTTGAAGTCGGACGCACTGCGTGTGACTCCTGAAGAGATCAAGAATGCCTATTTCCACATCCGAAAGGATGAGGGAGATGCGCTGCGGCTGGCCGCTCAACGGATTACGTCGTTTCATGAACGGCAACGGACCAAGACCTGGATGTACCAGGATGGGGATGCCACCTTGGGGCAGCTCGTTGGCCCAGTTGATGCGGTAGGGGTGTATGTCCCGGGGGGCAAGGCCGTGTATCCGTCATCCGTGCTGATGTGCGCGATTCCAGCCAAGGTTGCCGGTGTCCCACGCATTGTGATGGTCACTCCGCCCCAGAAGGAGGGGATTAATCCCTATTTGCTGGTCGCAGCTGATATTGCCGGAGTCACGGAGATTTATCGCGTCGGCGGCGTTCAAGCAGTCGCGGCCCTTGCCTATGGGACGAACACCATCGCGAAGGTCGACAAGATTGTCGGGCCGGGAAATATCTACGTGGCCACAGCCAAACGATTACTCTACGGCACGGTTGGAATCGACATGGTGGCCGGCCCCAGTGAGCTGTTAGTGGTGGCCGATGATGAGGCAAAACCAGCCCATGTGGCGGCAGATCTGCTTTGCGAAGCGGAGCATGATGAAGACGCGCAGGTATTCCTTGTGACGACTTCGGAGCGATTGGCCAAGGATGTGTCGAAACTGATCGAGAGTCAGCTGAAAGGTCTTCAGCGTGAAAAGATCGCGTCGAAATCAATTGCCCGTCATTCAGTAGCCTTTGTTGTAACCACTATGGATGAAGCCATTGAGGTGGCGAATGAAATTGCGGCCGAACACCTGACGCTCTCGGTGGATAATCCATTCGATTATTTGGAAAAGATCCGTCATGCGGGCGCGTTATTCTTGGGGCGGTATACGCCACCATCTGTTGCCGATTATGTTGCAGGGCCAAATCACGTCTTACCGACCGGAGGAACCGCCCGGTTCTTCTCGCCCCTGTCCGTCAATGATTATGTCAAGGTGAGCAACATCGTGCATTACACGAAACAAGAATTAGCCAAAATCAAAGATCCTCTGATTCGACTGGCGCAGATCGAAGGGTTCGACGCCCATGCCAAATCGGCGAACATTAGGTTCTCATGA
- a CDS encoding DNA primase gives MCDGNVGAATLVGRSLISDETLTLIKDRLDIVDIVNRHVSLSKAGQNLKGLCPFHLEKTPSFTVSPSRQIFHCFGCGAGGNVFTFLTRVTGGTFPEVVRDLGRTVGIEIEEATARSGPQAHLAQTVEQVNEAAAAWFQQTLRDERAGLVAREYLTSRELLPRTIDQFGIGVALAEWDGLLRGLARKGFSQGEIASAGLVIARTDKTGFYDRFRGRVMFTITDLRKRVVGFGGRVLGEGTPKYLNSPDTPLFKKGQTLFALDHAREAIIRTKTVIVVEGYFDAIALHQVGLTHTVATLGTALTPEHIQVLRRFASKVVLLFDPDAAGVRAALRGLDLFVNSGLGVKVVTLPSGDDPDTYVRKHGPESFVRLEEHAPSLLDFALEYSLKATEASTIEGRIRSVDEVLRILQKSEHPIEREERLKLVAERLGINQSRLIERYPALMAQQAAGPGTLRPAAVGTSGDSLFKGIPEERDLILLLLRGTLSPADVRRLQPEKFSVEACRKLAELALTHLDHDGRIQVQPLLDESVDDPACGALATELSLRDDHFDDAPAHIMACLDCLDRKRSEQVLRELIAKLKTAEREGRVDDAGMLNMQINEVRMRKAGTPTAGVVSLVKE, from the coding sequence GTGTGCGACGGGAACGTAGGAGCTGCGACTCTGGTGGGCCGAAGCTTGATTTCAGACGAGACCCTTACCTTGATTAAGGACCGTCTCGACATCGTCGACATTGTCAACCGACATGTGTCCTTGAGCAAGGCTGGACAGAACCTCAAGGGTTTATGTCCGTTCCATCTTGAAAAGACTCCGTCGTTCACGGTCAGCCCATCCCGACAAATTTTTCACTGCTTCGGCTGCGGGGCCGGGGGGAATGTCTTCACATTTTTGACTCGGGTCACCGGAGGAACCTTCCCGGAAGTGGTGCGCGACCTCGGACGAACGGTCGGGATTGAGATTGAGGAGGCGACGGCTCGTTCTGGGCCGCAGGCCCACCTGGCCCAGACGGTTGAGCAAGTGAATGAAGCCGCCGCCGCCTGGTTTCAACAGACCTTACGTGATGAACGTGCAGGCCTTGTCGCTCGCGAGTATTTGACGAGCCGGGAGCTTCTTCCTCGTACGATCGATCAGTTTGGAATCGGAGTGGCACTGGCCGAATGGGATGGGTTGTTGAGGGGGCTTGCCAGGAAGGGATTTTCACAAGGCGAGATTGCGTCGGCGGGTCTTGTGATCGCCCGAACCGACAAGACGGGGTTCTACGATCGGTTCCGCGGCCGTGTCATGTTCACGATCACGGATTTGCGGAAACGTGTGGTGGGATTCGGCGGGCGTGTACTGGGCGAGGGGACGCCCAAATATCTGAACTCTCCCGATACACCGCTCTTCAAGAAAGGGCAGACGCTGTTTGCGCTCGATCATGCCAGGGAAGCGATTATCCGGACGAAGACGGTCATTGTGGTCGAAGGATATTTCGATGCGATTGCGCTTCATCAGGTTGGGTTGACGCATACAGTGGCCACCTTGGGTACGGCCTTGACGCCTGAACATATCCAAGTCCTCCGGCGGTTTGCCTCGAAGGTCGTCTTGCTCTTCGATCCTGATGCGGCCGGCGTCCGAGCGGCGTTGAGAGGGTTGGACTTGTTTGTGAATAGCGGGTTGGGTGTCAAAGTGGTGACGCTGCCGTCTGGGGACGATCCCGACACCTATGTGCGGAAACATGGGCCAGAATCGTTTGTACGCCTGGAAGAGCACGCGCCTAGCCTGTTGGACTTTGCCTTGGAATACAGTTTGAAGGCCACAGAGGCCAGTACGATCGAAGGACGGATCCGAAGTGTGGATGAAGTGCTGCGTATTTTACAGAAGAGCGAGCATCCGATTGAGCGGGAAGAGCGCCTTAAGCTGGTCGCGGAACGTCTGGGGATCAATCAATCACGGCTGATCGAACGGTACCCCGCACTCATGGCTCAACAAGCGGCAGGTCCGGGAACACTTCGACCAGCCGCTGTCGGAACGTCGGGAGACTCCCTCTTCAAGGGAATCCCCGAGGAACGAGACTTAATACTTCTCCTGTTGCGGGGCACGCTGTCCCCAGCCGATGTGCGGCGACTGCAGCCTGAGAAGTTTTCGGTCGAAGCCTGTCGCAAGCTTGCGGAGCTTGCTCTGACTCATCTGGATCACGATGGGCGCATTCAGGTCCAGCCGCTGCTGGATGAGTCAGTGGACGACCCTGCGTGCGGCGCCCTGGCGACGGAGTTGTCGCTTCGTGACGATCATTTCGATGACGCGCCGGCGCACATTATGGCCTGTTTGGATTGTCTGGACCGAAAGCGATCGGAGCAGGTCCTGAGAGAGCTGATTGCCAAGCTGAAAACGGCTGAGCGCGAAGGCCGTGTGGACGATGCAGGGATGCTGAATATGCAGATCAACGAGGTACGGATGCGGAAAGCCGGCACGCCGACCGCCGGTGTGGTTTCATTGGTGAAGGAGTAG